One Sodalinema gerasimenkoae IPPAS B-353 DNA segment encodes these proteins:
- a CDS encoding SulP family inorganic anion transporter, translating to MNITNYIHTRNLRGDLFGGVTAAIVGLPMALAFGVASGAGAIAGIYSAVLLGFFAALFGGTPTLISNPTGPMTVVFTAVIASFTLKYPGPQGWALAFTIVMMAGVFQILFGVLRLGKYVTLMPYTVISGFMSGIGVIMVILQLPPLLGQEGVGGVLNTVMALPELAGNLSLPELGLGGLTLAVLFLTPARISRVCPPQLLALLLGTGISATLLSNQLRIVGEIPTGLPELYLPTISLPDLQLMMIDAVMLGMLGCIDSLLTSVISDSITQYEHDSDKELIGQGVGNILSGLCGGLPGAGATMGTVVNIQAGGRTALSGMIHALTLLMFVFVAAGFTEIVPLSVLAAIALKVGLDIVDWSFLKRAHHLSLKAAAIMYGVLLLTVFVDLIVAVGVGVFVANVLTIQRLSDIQAQNIKAITDTEAAELLEHEEQLLLDQVKGQVLLLHLGTSLSFGAAKAISQRHSLIGAYQVLILDFRDVPMLGVTASLAMEKMVKDARKRGLDVYVVGSSGKVERRLEKFEILSQVPRDHQTGTLREALAQIVETLGETQFASAA from the coding sequence ATGAACATTACCAACTACATCCATACTCGGAACTTGCGGGGTGATCTCTTCGGAGGGGTTACCGCCGCCATTGTCGGACTGCCCATGGCCCTCGCCTTCGGGGTAGCCTCCGGGGCCGGGGCGATCGCCGGCATTTATAGTGCCGTCCTGCTGGGCTTTTTCGCCGCCCTATTTGGGGGAACCCCCACCCTCATCTCCAACCCCACGGGGCCCATGACCGTGGTCTTTACCGCCGTCATTGCCAGCTTCACCCTCAAATATCCGGGCCCCCAAGGTTGGGCGCTCGCCTTCACCATCGTCATGATGGCGGGGGTGTTCCAAATCCTCTTTGGAGTCCTACGTCTGGGGAAATACGTTACCCTGATGCCCTACACCGTCATTTCCGGCTTCATGTCCGGCATTGGCGTGATTATGGTCATCCTGCAATTGCCCCCCTTACTGGGACAAGAAGGAGTCGGTGGCGTCTTGAACACGGTCATGGCCCTGCCGGAACTGGCCGGGAACCTCAGTCTCCCGGAATTGGGGCTAGGGGGTCTCACCCTGGCTGTTCTCTTTCTGACTCCTGCCAGAATTAGCCGGGTCTGTCCTCCGCAACTGCTGGCCCTACTCCTCGGAACTGGCATTTCGGCGACTCTGTTATCCAATCAATTGCGAATTGTCGGAGAGATTCCCACCGGACTCCCCGAACTTTATCTGCCCACCATTTCCCTGCCCGATTTGCAACTGATGATGATTGATGCGGTGATGCTAGGGATGTTGGGTTGTATCGACTCCCTGCTGACCTCGGTCATTTCCGATAGCATCACCCAGTACGAACATGATTCTGACAAAGAACTCATCGGTCAAGGGGTGGGCAACATCCTCTCAGGACTCTGTGGCGGACTCCCGGGGGCTGGGGCCACCATGGGAACCGTGGTCAATATCCAAGCCGGGGGACGAACCGCCCTCTCGGGGATGATTCATGCCCTAACCCTGTTGATGTTTGTCTTTGTCGCGGCCGGATTTACGGAGATTGTCCCCTTAAGCGTTCTGGCGGCGATCGCCCTCAAAGTGGGTTTAGATATCGTCGATTGGAGTTTCCTCAAACGGGCCCATCACCTCTCCCTCAAAGCCGCTGCCATTATGTATGGGGTTCTGCTATTGACGGTCTTTGTGGACTTAATTGTGGCTGTCGGCGTTGGCGTATTTGTGGCCAATGTCTTGACAATTCAGCGTTTATCTGATATACAGGCTCAAAATATTAAAGCCATCACCGATACTGAGGCCGCCGAACTTCTCGAACATGAAGAACAACTCCTGTTAGATCAGGTCAAAGGACAGGTTCTATTACTACATCTGGGAACCTCCCTCAGTTTTGGGGCTGCCAAAGCCATTTCCCAACGCCATTCTCTGATTGGAGCGTATCAGGTTCTCATCTTGGACTTTCGGGATGTACCCATGTTAGGGGTGACGGCCTCTCTGGCTATGGAAAAAATGGTCAAAGATGCCCGAAAACGAGGGTTAGATGTGTATGTGGTGGGCAGTTCTGGCAAAGTGGAACGTCGCTTAGAGAAATTTGAGATTCTCAGCCAAGTTCCCCGAGATCATCAAACCGGTACCCTACGAGAAGCCCTCGCTCAAATTGTGGAAACCCTTGGCGAGACTCAATTTGCGTCTGCGGCTTAA
- a CDS encoding carbohydrate ABC transporter permease: MAKARLGFGNPTGVAWAFLAPALLLLSIFVLGPIGYLIYLSFTTGSFTQSGTQWVGWFNYERAIASPEFWQVLGNTLYFCLATIIPSIILPLILAALLEQAIALKSLLRTAYFLPAITSMVAVGLGWRWLFQTDGPINALLDNIGITPIAWLGDPTWAMPILILLSIWKQLGFNLVVFLAGLQAIPQSRYDAAKLDGANGLQQFRHVTLPGLYPTLVFVIVTTAMFTLRSFEQVYVITGGGPLNSTNILVYYVYEEAFALFDIGYAAASATLLLLVALSLVTLQVRLTET, from the coding sequence ATGGCAAAGGCAAGACTAGGATTTGGTAATCCGACGGGGGTGGCTTGGGCATTTTTAGCCCCGGCGTTGCTGCTGTTGTCTATCTTTGTCTTGGGCCCGATTGGCTATTTAATTTATTTAAGCTTTACGACGGGGAGTTTTACCCAAAGTGGAACTCAATGGGTGGGATGGTTCAATTATGAACGGGCGATCGCCTCGCCGGAGTTCTGGCAAGTTCTGGGAAATACCCTCTATTTCTGCCTGGCGACGATTATTCCCAGCATCATCCTCCCCCTGATTCTCGCCGCCCTTCTCGAACAGGCGATCGCCCTAAAATCTCTGTTACGAACGGCCTATTTCCTCCCCGCCATCACCTCGATGGTGGCGGTGGGGTTAGGCTGGCGTTGGCTATTTCAAACCGATGGCCCCATCAATGCCCTATTAGACAACATCGGCATTACCCCGATTGCCTGGTTAGGCGATCCCACCTGGGCCATGCCGATTCTCATTTTACTCAGTATTTGGAAGCAACTCGGATTTAACCTCGTGGTGTTTCTGGCCGGGTTACAAGCGATTCCTCAATCTCGCTATGATGCCGCCAAACTGGATGGGGCCAACGGCTTACAGCAATTTCGTCATGTGACGCTGCCGGGCCTGTACCCCACCTTGGTTTTTGTCATCGTCACCACGGCGATGTTTACCCTCCGCAGTTTTGAACAAGTCTATGTCATTACTGGAGGAGGCCCCTTAAACTCAACGAATATCTTGGTCTATTACGTCTATGAAGAGGCCTTTGCCCTGTTTGACATCGGCTATGCGGCGGCTTCAGCCACGTTACTGTTGCTAGTGGCCTTGTCTTTAGTCACCCTTCAGGTTCGGCTGACGGAAACTTAA